A single Nicotiana tabacum cultivar K326 chromosome 5, ASM71507v2, whole genome shotgun sequence DNA region contains:
- the LOC107782236 gene encoding putative pentatricopeptide repeat-containing protein At5g13230, mitochondrial, giving the protein MLRYALGRRQSWTDFATSHVWVLFRHCHISSQVLHLTKQQNKNLEIPSFDSSAYANVLQNCIMNRDFRAAKALHCDILKRGECLDLFGQNILLNLYVKSELLHDAVRLFDEMPMRNVVSFVTLLQCFLRAEQYIAAVELFVRLHREGHELNPFVFTTILKVLVSMDEAEMGSSIHACIYKLGHDSNPFVSTALIDSYSVSGLVDFARDVFDGIIDKDMVSWTGMITCYAENDKFEETLGCFSQMRMAGWIPNNYTFASVMKACLGLEAINVGKSFHGCVLKTRYEMDPSVGISLLDLYCKSGDLNDAARVFQEIPERDVVHWSFIIARYSQSDRCDEALEFFSQMRRALVAPNQFTFASVLHACASVEALNLGRQIHSYVTKSGLNSDVFVTNALMDVYAKCGKVENAVSMFLETENRNEVSWNTIIVGHVQCGDGEKALNLFTDMLEAQVRASSVTYSSLLRACATLAALEPGLQIHSLTIKTTYNQDLAVGNALVDMYAKCGSIKYARLAFETMNERDVVSWNAMVSAYSMHGLGNEALNIFERMRKTEVKPNQLTFLGVLSACSNSGSLNQGYAYLFLMLDDYGIEPCVEHYTCMVSLLGRLGHLDKAVKLIEDIPFEPSVMVWRALLGACVLHNEVELGKTAAQHVLELEPQDEATYVLLSNMYATSKRWNNVAFVRRSMKKKRLKKEPGLSWVEHQGSVHYFSVGDASHPDIKLIHGMLELFNLKSKRGGYVPNCDVVLLDVDDDEKTRLLWLHSERLALAFALLRTLPGSPIRIIKNLRICLDCHAAIKFISTIVQREIVVRDINRFHHFQNGACSCGDYW; this is encoded by the coding sequence ATGCTGAGATACGCACTGGGCAGAAGGCAGTCATGGACCGATTTTGCAACATCCCACGTTTGGGTTCTGTTTCGGCACTGCCATATCTCATCCCAAGTCCTCCATTTGACCaaacaacaaaacaagaatttGGAAATTCCTTCATTCGATTCATCTGCATACGCCAATGTGCTTCAGAATTGCATAATGAACAGGGATTTCAGAGCCGCAAAGGCACTCCATTGCGACATTTTGAAAAGAGGTGAATGTTTAGACCTATTTGGGCAGAATATTTTGCTCAACTTGTACGTCAAGTCTGAGTTATTACATGATGCAGTTCGGCTGTTCGACGAAATGCCTATGAGAAACGTGGTTTCATTTGTTACTTTACTTCAGTGTTTTTTGCGGGCAGAGCAATACATTGCAGCTGTTGAATTGTTTGTTAGATTGCATAGAGAAGGTCATGAGCTGAACCCATTTGTATTCACAACAATCTTGAAAGTGCTTGTGAGTATGGATGAGGCAGAGATGGGTTCGAGCATTCATGCGTGTATTTATAAGCTTGGACATGACTCTAATCCTTTTGTCAGCACTGCCCTCATCGATTCTTACTCTGTTTCTGGACTTGTTGATTTTGCAAGGGACGTTTTTGATGGCATTATTGATAAGGACATGGTTTCTTGGACAGGGATGATTACTTGCTATGCAGAAAATGATAAGTTTGAAGAAACACTGGGATGCTTCTCTCAAATGAGGATGGCAGGTTGGATTCCAAACAACTATACATTTGCGAGTGTCATGAAGGCTTGCCTTGGTCTAGAGGCTATAAATGTGGGCAAGAGTTTTCATGGATGCGTATTGAAAACTAGGTATGAGATGGATCCTTCAGTTGGTATTTCGTTGCTCGACCTATACTGTAAATCTGGAGATCTGAATGATGCTGCACGTGTCTTTCAAGAGATTCCTGAACGTGATGTAGTTCATTGGAGTTTTATTATAGCTCGGTATTCACAAAGTGACCGCTGTGACGAGGCACTGGAATTTTTCTCCCAAATGAGGAGAGCATTAGTTGCTCCAAACCAGTTTACTTTTGCTAGTGTGCTGCATGCATGTGCATCAGTGGAGGCTTTAAACCTTGGTAGGCAAATCCATTCCTACGTGACAAAGTCTGGTCTTAATTCTGATGTGTTTGTTACAAATGCCCTCATGGATGTGTATGCTAAGTGCGGAAAGGTGGAAAATGCAGTAAGCATGTTTTTGGAGACCGAAAACAGAAATGAGGTATCATGGAACACTATTATTGTTGGCCATGTACAATGTGGAGATGGAGAGAAGGCGCTAAATCTATTCACGGATATGCTTGAAGCTCAAGTACGGGCTTCATCGGTGACATATTCTTCTCTGCTGCGTGCTTGTGCAACCCTAGCTGCATTGGAGCCAGGTCTTCAAATTCATTCTTTGACTATAAAAACCACTTACAATCAAGATCTTGCTGTTGGAAATGCTTTAGTGGATATGTACGCAAAATGTGGGAGTATTAAATATGCTCGTTTAGCATTTGAAACAATGAATGAGCGAGATGTTGTTTCATGGAATGCTATGGTTTCAGCATATTCCATGCATGGTCTTGGGAATGAGGCTCTCAATATCTTTGAGAGAATGCGCAAAACGGAAGTCAAGCCTAATCAATTAACATTTCTTGGTGTTCTTTCAGCTTGTAGCAATTCAGGATCTTTGAATCAAGGATATGCCTATCTCTTTTTAATGCTAGATGATTATGGTATTGAACCGTGCGTTGAGCATTACACATGCATGGTATCACTTTTGGGGCGCTTAGGTCACCTTGATAAGGCTGTTAAGTTGATTGAAGACATCCCATTTGAGCCAAGTGTCATGGTATGGCGTGCTTTGCTTGGTGCCTGTGTTCTTCATAATGAAGTTGAGCTTGGGAAAACAGCTGCTCAGCATGTGCTTGAATTGGAACCACAAGATGAAGCGACttatgtgttgttatcaaatatGTATGCCACTTCAAAAAGGTGGAATAATGTAGCTTTTGTTCGGAGAAGCATGAAGAAGAAACGACTAAAGAAGGAACCAGGACTTAGTTGGGTTGAACACCAGGGCAGTGTTCATTATTTCTCTGTTGGTGATGCTTCACATCCTGATATCAAACTTATACATGGAATGTTGGAATTGTTTAACTTGAAAAGTAAGAGGGGAGGTTATGTTCCTAATTGTGATGTTGTTCTACTTGACGTAGACGATGATGAAAAGACACGCCTCCTGTGGTTACATAGTGAGAGATTAGCTTTAGCCTTTGCTTTACTTAGAACGCTACCTGGAAGCCCAATCCGGATTATAAAAAATCTACGAATATGTTTGGACTGTCATGCAGCAATCAAGTTTATATCAACAATAGTGCAGCGAGAAATTGTTGTAAGAGATATAAATAGGTTTCACCACTTCCAAAATGGAGCTTGTTCATGTGGTGATTACTGGTGA